The Nicotiana tabacum cultivar K326 chromosome 14, ASM71507v2, whole genome shotgun sequence genome contains a region encoding:
- the LOC107802764 gene encoding quillaic acid 3-O-glycosyltransferase CSL1-like — protein sequence MNTILSAMSLDYPPEKLAVYLSDDGGAAVTLYAIKEACVFARVWVPFCRKYGIKTICPEAFFSSFGDDERLNMRGNEFKNEEENIKAAYEVLKKDVEKASSVEGSVRMDRPPYVEVIHDNMKNEGCEVKQSKLPLLVYMSRERRPSRPHRFKAGALNALLRVSGVMSNAPYMLVLDCDMYCNDPSSAKQAMCFHLDQNISTTLSYVQFPQTFYNVSKNDIYDAQSRSAYKNKYQGMDGVGGTVCAGTGYYLKKEALYDSPNNQNMTPLFLKAQSEYKWESLMFQSEELLQEAEEKFGASRKFINSINSLNDQRKGREILSNEIIDEAKTLASCNFEENTSWGEEIGYSYNSLLESSYTGYLLHSKGWKSVYLYPKRPCFLGCSTIDMKDALVQLMKWASGLVQVGLSKYSPLIYGVSRMPLVQSMCYTYFMFSHFLSIPCFLYGIVPPLCFLTGTSVFPKVTSPWFALFTTIFSSSLLEHLYEVLSSGGNLRTWWNEQRIWIIKTVTACLFGCLDVLMKWLGVAKANFRLTNKAIDEEKLRKYEKGKFDFQGAKLFMVPLTFLVMFNLVCFTFGMKRMVSEGNFEEMFGQGFLSFYVLVLSYPILEGLVSKKGK from the exons ATGAATACTATTTTATCAGCTATGTCACTTGATTATCCGCCGGAAAAGCTCGCCGTTTATCTTTCCGACGACGGTGGTGCCGCCGTGACGTTGTATGCTATAAAGGAAGCATGTGTTTTTGCTAGGGTTTGGGTGCCTTTTTGTAGGAAGTATGGAATAAAGACTATATGTCCAGAggcatttttctcttcttttggtGATGATGAACGTTTGAATATGCGTGGAAATGAATTCAAGAATGAAGAGGAAAATATCAAG GCGGCATACGAAGTATTGAAGAAAGATGTAGAGAAAGCCAGTAGTGTTGAAGGGTCCGTCAGAATGGATCGACCTCCCTATGTTGAG GTGATACATGATAATATGAAAAACGAAGGGTGTGAAGTCAAGCAAAGCAAATTGCCTCTATTAGTTTATATGTCACGTGAAAGGCGACCATCGCGCCCTCATCGTTTCAAGGCCGGAGCTTTAAACGCTCTT CTTCGAGTTTCAGGGGTAATGAGCAATGCACCATATATGCTTGTGTTGGATTGTGACATGTATTGCAATGACCCTTCCTCTGCCAAGCAAGCCATGTGCTTTCATCTTGATCAAAATATATCTACTACTCTTTCTTATGTACAATTCCCTCAAACTTTTTACAACGTTAGTAAAAATGACATCTACGATGCTCAATCAAGATCCGCTTACAAG AATAAGTATCAAGGCATGGATGGAGTAGGAGGTACTGTTTGTGCAGGCACAGGCTATTATTTGAAGAAAGAAGCATTATATGATAGTCCAAATAACCAGAATATGACTCCACTTTTTCTAAAAGCTCAGTCTGAGTACAAGTGGGAATCACTAATGTTTCAATCAG AGGAGTTACTTCAAGAGGCAGAGGAAAAGTTTGGTGCTTCTAGAAAGTTCATTAATTCGATTAACTCTTTGAATGATCAAAGAAAAGGAAGGGAGATTCTATCAAATGAGATTATAGATGAAGCTAAAACTCTAGCTTCTTGCAACTTTGAAGAAAATACAAGTTGGGGTGAAGAG ATCGGGTACTCGTATAATAGTTTACTCGAGAGCTCGTACACGGGGTATCTATTGCATTCTAAGGGATGGAAATCTGTTTATCTTTATCCAAAGAGGCCATGTTTCCTTGGTTGTAGCACCATTGATATGAAGGATGCTTTAGTTCAACTTATGAAATGGGCTTCTGGATTAGTACAAGTTGGACTCTCAAAGTATAGTCCTCTCATTTATGGAGTGTCAAGAATGCCTTTAGTCCAAAGCATGTGTTATACATATTTTATGTTCTCACATTTTCTCTCCATTCCTTGCTTCCTTTATGGCATTGTTCCACCATTATGCTTCTTGACTGGCACTTCAGTGTTTCCCAAG GTGACAAGCCCATGGTTTGCACTATTCACAACTATATTCTCATCATCTTTGCTTGAACATCTATACGAAGTCTTGTCTAGTGGTGGCAACTTGAGGACTTGGTGGAATGAACAAAGAATTTGGATAATAAAAACAGTCACAGCTTGCTTATTTGGATGCTTAGATGTTTTAATGAAGTGGTTAGGTGTTGCAAAAGCAAATTTCAGGTTAACAAACAAAGCGATCGACGAAGAGAAACTCAGGAAATACGAGAAGGGTAAATTTGATTTCCAAGGTGCTAAGTTGTTTATGGTTCCTTTGACATTTTTGGTGATGTTTAATTTGGTGTGTTTCACCTTTGGAATGAAAAGAATGGTCTCAGAGGGGAATTTTGAAGAAATGTTTGGACaaggttttctttctttttatgttttagttctTAGTTATCCTATATTAGAAGGATTAGTATCAAAGAAAGGCAAGTAA